A window from Sphingopyxis alaskensis RB2256 encodes these proteins:
- a CDS encoding tRNA (cytidine(34)-2'-O)-methyltransferase: MEIALFQPDIAGNVGTILRTASCFGVPAHIIEPCGFPFGDAALRRAGMDYAARADVRRHADWDGFSGWSHSTAGRLVLLTTAGATRLPDFAFAHGDILLFGSESAGVPPHVHAAAAERVAIPMQPGFRCLNVAVAAGIALAEALRQTKGFPA; this comes from the coding sequence ATGGAAATCGCATTGTTCCAACCCGACATCGCCGGCAATGTCGGCACGATTCTGCGCACCGCCTCCTGCTTCGGCGTGCCCGCGCATATCATCGAGCCGTGCGGCTTTCCGTTCGGCGACGCGGCGCTCCGGCGCGCCGGCATGGACTATGCCGCGCGCGCCGACGTGCGGCGCCACGCCGATTGGGACGGCTTTTCCGGCTGGTCGCACAGCACGGCGGGTCGGCTGGTTCTCCTGACCACCGCAGGCGCCACACGGCTGCCTGACTTCGCGTTCGCGCACGGCGACATATTGCTGTTCGGATCGGAAAGTGCAGGCGTTCCGCCGCACGTTCACGCCGCCGCCGCCGAACGGGTCGCGATTCCGATGCAGCCCGGCTTTCGATGCTTGAATGTCGCGGTCGCGGCTGGCATCGCGCTCGCCGAGGCGCTCAGGCAGACGAAAGGCTTTCCGGCATGA
- a CDS encoding cytochrome c1, whose protein sequence is MVRPLGFLVGLGFITALVFAIFTTPLKNEPNVAHSFVKHPRHLKLASDGLMPHWDLAQLQRGMQVYKEVCSACHSLNLVAFRNIQDLGYTEGQVKSFAKGFQVPSINPDTGEPATRDGLPSDHFPAPYANEVAARAANNNALPPDLSLITKAREGGKDYVYSLLTGYQNPPANLPKELRPGTGLHYNPYFPNLNLAMAKPLSDGQVTYADGTRATVDQMAKDVTAFLVWTAEPKLVKRVQVGWAVIGFLLIFTVLTYLSYRNIWADKKH, encoded by the coding sequence ATGGTTCGTCCGCTCGGTTTTCTCGTCGGCCTGGGTTTCATCACGGCGCTCGTCTTTGCGATCTTCACCACGCCGCTGAAGAATGAACCCAATGTCGCCCATAGTTTCGTCAAGCACCCAAGGCATCTGAAGCTGGCAAGCGACGGCCTGATGCCGCACTGGGATCTGGCGCAGCTTCAGCGCGGGATGCAGGTGTACAAGGAGGTCTGCTCGGCCTGCCACAGCCTCAATCTCGTCGCCTTCCGCAACATTCAGGATCTGGGCTACACAGAAGGCCAGGTGAAGAGTTTCGCCAAGGGTTTCCAGGTGCCGTCGATCAACCCCGACACGGGTGAACCGGCGACGCGCGACGGGCTGCCCTCGGATCATTTCCCGGCGCCCTATGCGAACGAGGTCGCGGCGCGCGCGGCAAACAACAATGCGCTGCCGCCCGACCTGTCGCTGATCACCAAGGCGCGCGAAGGCGGCAAGGATTATGTCTATTCGCTGCTGACGGGCTATCAGAATCCCCCCGCCAACCTGCCGAAGGAACTGCGTCCGGGCACGGGGCTGCATTACAACCCCTATTTCCCCAACCTGAACCTGGCGATGGCGAAGCCGCTGTCCGACGGGCAGGTGACCTATGCCGACGGCACCAGGGCAACGGTCGATCAGATGGCGAAGGACGTGACCGCTTTCCTCGTCTGGACCGCGGAGCCCAAGCTGGTGAAGCGGGTGCAGGTGGGTTGGGCCGTGATCGGCTTCCTGCTGATCTTTACCGTGCTGACCTATTTGTCGTACCGCAACATCTGGGCCGACAAGAAGCATTGA
- a CDS encoding IS481-like element ISSpal1 family transposase → MGQILHGSAKTTHAIRGELQRSQASVASLARKYGINEKTVLKWRHRQSVDDMPMGPKERRSTVLSPMEEAAIVALRVQARLPLDDVYIALKDVIPQLTRSSLHRCLQRHGISRLPKADREKPKKFKDYEIGYFHIDIAELRYEGGKAFLYVAVDRTSKLVFARIYRKATKLAAAAFLKVLVKTVPYRIHTVLTDNGVQFVQPQRGQSRQWLIHIFERVCLENGIEHRLTKPYHPWTNGQAERMVRTIKEATVKSFHYASIQELRRHVSDWLIAYNFAKQLKALKFRTPYEAIEELWKSKPDVFIVKPNHHMLGPNT, encoded by the coding sequence ATGGGACAGATTTTACACGGGAGCGCCAAGACCACGCACGCCATTCGAGGCGAGCTACAGCGATCGCAAGCTTCGGTCGCGAGCCTCGCGAGGAAGTACGGGATCAACGAGAAGACCGTCTTGAAGTGGCGCCATCGGCAGTCTGTGGACGACATGCCGATGGGGCCGAAGGAGCGCCGCAGCACCGTCCTCTCGCCTATGGAAGAAGCTGCCATCGTGGCGTTGCGGGTTCAGGCGCGGTTGCCGCTCGACGACGTCTACATCGCGCTAAAGGACGTGATCCCGCAGTTGACGCGCTCGTCGCTGCATCGCTGCCTGCAACGGCATGGCATCAGCCGCCTGCCCAAAGCGGACCGCGAGAAGCCGAAGAAGTTCAAGGATTATGAGATCGGCTACTTCCACATCGACATCGCCGAGCTACGCTATGAGGGCGGCAAGGCCTTCCTCTATGTGGCGGTGGACCGCACCTCGAAGCTGGTCTTCGCCCGCATCTATCGCAAGGCCACAAAGCTTGCCGCCGCAGCTTTCCTCAAGGTGCTGGTCAAGACCGTGCCTTACAGGATCCACACCGTGCTGACCGACAATGGCGTCCAGTTCGTCCAGCCCCAGCGCGGCCAGAGCCGGCAATGGCTGATCCACATCTTCGAGCGGGTCTGCCTCGAAAACGGCATCGAGCATCGGCTGACCAAGCCCTACCACCCATGGACCAATGGTCAAGCCGAGCGGATGGTCCGAACCATCAAGGAAGCGACCGTCAAATCCTTCCATTATGCCTCGATCCAGGAACTGCGACGACACGTCAGCGACTGGCTGATCGCCTACAACTTCGCCAAGCAGCTCAAGGCTCTCAAGTTCAGGACACCATATGAAGCCATCGAGGAACTCTGGAAATCAAAGCCCGATGTCTTTATCGTCAAACCCAACCATCACATGCTGGGACCAAACACCTAG
- the hemF gene encoding oxygen-dependent coproporphyrinogen oxidase — protein sequence MIPLDPQQQKARNWFESLRDRICAEFEAIEAEAGSDARFTYTSWDREAEGLEPGEGGGGVRGVMTGKVFEKVGVNVSTVGGEFAPDFASSIHGAGDDPRFFATGISLVAHMANPHVPAVHMNTRFLVTTKRWFGGGADLNPPIPYQEDTDAFHARLRAACAPFGPDVYERYAKWADEYFYIPHRGVHRGVGGIFYDHLECGDDAEFDRNFQLTQAVGEAFLDIFPRIVRRRMDQPFTDAERDAQLVWRGRYAEFNLVYDRGTLFGLKTGGNIDAILMSLPPLAKWS from the coding sequence ATGATCCCGCTCGATCCGCAGCAACAGAAGGCGCGCAACTGGTTCGAATCGCTTCGCGACCGCATCTGCGCCGAGTTCGAGGCGATCGAGGCCGAAGCGGGCAGCGACGCGCGCTTCACCTATACGTCGTGGGATCGCGAGGCCGAGGGACTTGAACCCGGCGAAGGCGGCGGTGGTGTGCGCGGAGTGATGACGGGCAAGGTGTTTGAAAAGGTCGGCGTCAACGTCTCGACCGTCGGCGGCGAGTTCGCGCCCGATTTCGCGTCCTCGATCCATGGCGCGGGCGACGATCCGCGCTTTTTCGCGACGGGGATCAGCCTCGTCGCGCATATGGCGAACCCGCACGTCCCCGCCGTGCATATGAACACGCGCTTCCTCGTCACGACGAAGCGCTGGTTCGGCGGTGGCGCCGACCTCAATCCACCGATCCCGTACCAGGAGGACACCGATGCCTTTCACGCGCGACTGCGCGCCGCCTGTGCCCCCTTCGGTCCCGATGTCTATGAACGCTATGCCAAATGGGCGGACGAGTATTTCTATATTCCGCACCGCGGCGTCCACCGCGGCGTCGGCGGTATCTTCTACGACCATCTCGAATGCGGCGACGACGCCGAGTTCGATCGCAATTTCCAGTTGACGCAGGCGGTGGGCGAGGCGTTCCTCGACATCTTCCCGCGGATCGTGCGACGTCGGATGGATCAGCCCTTCACCGACGCCGAACGCGACGCGCAACTCGTCTGGCGCGGCCGATATGCCGAGTTCAATCTCGTCTACGACCGCGGCACGCTCTTCGGCCTCAAGACCGGCGGCAATATCGACGCCATCCTGATGAGCCTGCCGCCGCTCGCCAAGTGGAGCTGA
- a CDS encoding IS5 family transposase (programmed frameshift): MEGEVLRDDQWERLREFVPGGRKGKRGPRSDGRRFLDALLWLAHSGGRWRDLPERFGPYQTVKRRYYRWIEQGVIDRIFAAVSDDPDIEWLAIDATVIRAQAQAAGARGKKGGVQAQALGRSRGGFGTKIHAVVDALGLPVRFMLGPGQQNDMAPACDLIRGLKAEHVLADRAYDADSLCDLITEQGGEPVIPPRRHRKVQRSYDRIAYKQRWGIEGFFAKLKQWRRIATRHDKLAANFLGFIKLASIMLWLK, from the exons GTGGAAGGCGAGGTTCTCAGGGACGATCAGTGGGAGCGGCTTCGGGAGTTTGTGCCTGGTGGCCGCAAGGGCAAGCGCGGACCGCGCAGCGATGGTCGGCGGTTTCTGGATGCTTTGCTGTGGCTGGCGCATTCGGGTGGGCGGTGGCGTGATCTGCCCGAGCGATTTGGCCCCTACCAGACTGTAAAGCGGCGCTATTATCGTTGGATCGAACAGGGGGTGATCGACCGGATATTCGCAGCCGTGTCCGATGACCCCGACATCGAATGGCTGGCGATCGACGCCACCGTAATCCGTGCCCAAGCCCAGGCCGCCGGGGCCAGGG GTAAAAAGGGGGGCGTTCAAGCCCAGGCTCTGGGCCGCTCAAGAGGCGGGTTCGGGACCAAGATCCACGCTGTAGTCGATGCTCTCGGCCTGCCGGTGCGCTTCATGCTCGGCCCCGGCCAGCAGAACGATATGGCCCCGGCCTGCGACCTGATCCGCGGCCTGAAGGCCGAACACGTGCTGGCCGACCGCGCCTACGACGCCGATAGCCTGTGCGATCTCATCACCGAACAAGGCGGCGAACCGGTCATTCCGCCCCGCCGCCACCGCAAGGTCCAGCGCAGTTACGACCGCATCGCATACAAACAGCGCTGGGGCATCGAGGGCTTCTTCGCCAAACTCAAGCAATGGCGACGCATCGCCACCCGCCATGACAAACTCGCCGCAAACTTCCTTGGCTTCATCAAACTCGCAAGCATAATGTTGTGGCTCAAATGA
- the queC gene encoding 7-cyano-7-deazaguanine synthase QueC, with protein sequence MQIMSGKTVIVLLSGGLDSMVCAGLAREAGARIVALTIDYNQRHRVELESAARIAAHVGAAEHIVLPLDLRRFGGSALTADIDVPKDGVGTDIPVTYVPARNLIFLSLTLGLAEARQAADIVIGVNALDYSGYPDCRPAFIQGFEKLAALATRDGDQGVRFHIHAPLQHMTKADIAAEAARLGMDAAMSWSCYDPTPEGLHCGACDSCRLRRKGFADAGLADPTRYA encoded by the coding sequence ATGCAGATTATGTCCGGAAAAACGGTGATCGTCCTTTTGTCGGGCGGGCTCGACTCGATGGTCTGCGCGGGCCTCGCGCGCGAGGCTGGCGCGCGGATCGTCGCGCTGACGATCGACTATAACCAGCGTCACCGCGTCGAGCTGGAATCGGCGGCGCGCATTGCGGCGCATGTCGGCGCCGCCGAGCATATCGTCCTGCCGCTCGACCTGCGCCGTTTCGGCGGGTCGGCGCTGACCGCCGACATCGACGTGCCGAAGGACGGCGTTGGCACCGACATTCCCGTGACCTATGTTCCCGCGCGCAACCTGATCTTCCTGTCGCTGACGCTGGGGCTGGCCGAGGCGCGGCAGGCCGCGGACATTGTGATCGGCGTCAACGCGCTCGATTATTCGGGTTATCCCGATTGCCGCCCCGCGTTCATCCAGGGGTTCGAAAAGCTGGCCGCGCTCGCGACGCGCGACGGCGATCAGGGCGTTCGCTTCCATATCCACGCGCCGCTTCAGCACATGACCAAGGCCGATATCGCCGCCGAGGCGGCGCGGCTCGGCATGGATGCGGCGATGAGCTGGTCCTGTTATGACCCGACGCCCGAGGGTCTGCACTGCGGGGCATGCGACAGCTGCCGCCTGCGCCGCAAGGGTTTCGCCGACGCCGGGCTCGCCGACCCGACGCGCTACGCCTGA
- a CDS encoding nucleotidyltransferase family protein: protein MNVDKHATLGALLSSDPPRMEALAAVAALKLPDCWIRAGFVRDAVWDHLRGRAPTFPQADVDVVWFAPEMASAKVDRDIEQRLHAYVPRYNWSVKNQARMHHRNHDAP, encoded by the coding sequence ATGAACGTGGATAAGCACGCAACTCTTGGGGCGCTTCTATCCAGCGATCCGCCGCGAATGGAAGCATTGGCAGCTGTCGCTGCCCTGAAACTTCCAGACTGCTGGATCAGAGCGGGCTTCGTTCGAGACGCTGTATGGGATCATCTACGCGGGCGTGCCCCGACTTTTCCACAAGCAGATGTTGATGTGGTCTGGTTCGCGCCGGAGATGGCGAGTGCGAAAGTCGATCGGGATATCGAGCAACGGCTGCATGCCTATGTCCCGCGATACAATTGGTCGGTCAAAAATCAGGCGCGGATGCACCACCGCAATCATGATGCGCCCTAG
- a CDS encoding cytochrome b — MSFPWAKQYEPQQPLMKWLDEKLPLPRLVYNAIGAGYPVPRNLNYFWNFGVLAGAALVIQIVTGIVLAMHYAANAGVAFNSVEHIMRDVNAGWFIRYAHMNGASMFFIVVYLHIFRGLYYGSYKAPREMVWLLGVVIFLLMMATAFMGYVLPWGQMSFWGAQVITGFFSAIPMVGEPIRQWLLGGFAPDNAALNRFFSLHYLLPFVIAGVIILHIWALHIPGSNNPTGIEVKDEQDTVPFHPYYTAKDGFGVGVFLLVFAALTFFTPNLLGHADNYIPANPLSTPAHIVPEWYFWPFYAILRAFTFNFLWIDAKLWGVIAMFAAIALLFFLPWLDSSPVKSSTYRPLYRIFFWVLVADVVLLAICGKMPAEQPWVILSQIGSIYYFAHFLIILPIVSRIERPLPMPKSITEAVLAKHADDKSAATA, encoded by the coding sequence ATGAGCTTTCCCTGGGCCAAGCAATATGAACCCCAGCAGCCGCTGATGAAGTGGCTGGACGAGAAGCTGCCGCTGCCGCGCCTCGTCTATAACGCGATCGGCGCCGGTTATCCTGTGCCCCGAAATCTCAACTATTTCTGGAACTTCGGCGTCCTCGCCGGCGCTGCGCTGGTGATTCAGATCGTCACCGGCATCGTGCTCGCGATGCACTATGCCGCCAACGCCGGGGTCGCGTTCAATTCGGTCGAGCATATCATGCGCGACGTGAACGCCGGCTGGTTCATCCGCTATGCGCACATGAACGGCGCCAGCATGTTCTTCATCGTCGTTTATCTGCACATTTTCCGCGGCCTTTATTACGGGTCGTACAAGGCGCCGCGCGAAATGGTGTGGCTCCTCGGCGTCGTGATTTTCCTGCTGATGATGGCCACCGCCTTCATGGGCTATGTGCTTCCCTGGGGCCAGATGAGCTTCTGGGGCGCGCAGGTGATCACCGGTTTCTTCTCGGCGATCCCGATGGTCGGCGAACCGATCCGCCAGTGGCTGCTCGGCGGTTTTGCGCCCGACAATGCGGCGCTCAACCGCTTCTTCTCGCTGCACTATCTGCTGCCCTTCGTAATCGCGGGAGTCATCATCCTGCACATCTGGGCGCTGCACATCCCCGGGTCGAACAACCCGACGGGCATCGAGGTGAAGGACGAACAGGACACCGTTCCCTTCCATCCCTATTATACGGCGAAAGACGGCTTCGGCGTCGGCGTCTTCCTGCTCGTCTTTGCGGCGCTGACCTTCTTCACGCCGAACCTGCTCGGCCACGCCGACAATTATATCCCGGCGAACCCGCTTTCGACGCCCGCGCACATCGTGCCCGAATGGTATTTCTGGCCCTTCTACGCGATCCTGCGCGCCTTCACCTTCAACTTCCTGTGGATCGACGCGAAGCTTTGGGGCGTTATCGCAATGTTCGCGGCGATCGCGTTGCTCTTTTTCCTGCCGTGGCTCGACAGTTCGCCGGTGAAATCGTCGACCTATCGTCCGCTCTATCGCATCTTCTTCTGGGTGCTGGTGGCCGACGTCGTCCTGCTCGCCATCTGTGGCAAGATGCCCGCCGAACAGCCGTGGGTCATCCTCAGCCAGATCGGTTCCATCTATTATTTCGCGCACTTCCTGATCATTCTGCCGATCGTGTCGCGCATCGAGCGACCCTTGCCGATGCCGAAATCGATCACGGAAGCGGTCCTTGCAAAGCATGCCGACGACAAGTCGGCGGCCACGGCCTGA
- a CDS encoding glycerophosphoryl diester phosphodiesterase membrane domain-containing protein, with translation MTKFDMGAAWDDTLLLLKSHTALIVTIAGVFFFLPALAFAWFGPVPVEPPAGADFDQLMTAFRESFRQMIPGQIVVALCTMVGTVAILRLWLARTGVSVGEALTFGFMLFPTMLAVQILSGIAIGIGVILLIVPGLYLVGRLALVAPAIADRAIYNPIEAIRTSWELTRNNGWAIFFFLLLVGLVIFIVALIVGGVLSVVAGSGPGFGRMVGGVVEAAFGAIGSLFSIAVAAAAYRQLALRSASDVFQ, from the coding sequence ATGACAAAATTCGACATGGGCGCGGCGTGGGACGACACCTTGCTGCTGCTCAAATCGCATACGGCGCTGATCGTCACGATCGCCGGTGTTTTTTTCTTTCTGCCCGCGCTCGCCTTTGCCTGGTTCGGACCCGTGCCGGTCGAGCCGCCCGCGGGCGCCGATTTCGATCAGCTGATGACCGCTTTTCGGGAAAGCTTCCGCCAGATGATCCCCGGCCAGATCGTCGTCGCGCTTTGCACGATGGTCGGCACGGTGGCGATCCTGCGGTTGTGGCTGGCGCGCACGGGGGTCAGCGTCGGCGAAGCGCTCACCTTTGGCTTCATGCTTTTTCCGACGATGCTGGCGGTCCAGATATTGTCGGGAATTGCGATCGGCATCGGGGTGATCCTGCTGATCGTCCCCGGCCTCTATCTCGTCGGGCGGCTGGCGCTCGTCGCGCCGGCGATTGCGGACCGGGCGATCTACAATCCCATCGAGGCGATCCGCACGAGCTGGGAACTGACGCGGAACAACGGCTGGGCCATCTTTTTCTTCCTGCTTCTGGTCGGGCTGGTGATCTTCATCGTCGCGCTGATCGTCGGCGGCGTTCTGTCGGTCGTCGCGGGAAGCGGACCCGGCTTTGGCCGGATGGTTGGCGGCGTTGTCGAAGCGGCGTTCGGCGCGATCGGCAGCCTGTTCTCGATCGCCGTCGCCGCTGCCGCCTATCGCCAGCTTGCGCTGCGCAGCGCCTCCGACGTGTTTCAGTGA
- a CDS encoding adenine phosphoribosyltransferase, with protein MIALPPQPDLDLASLVRTIPDFPRPGIQFRDITTLIGDAVGFAESVRRLSACAAAYRPDLIVAVEARGFLFGAAMATAMGLGVVPVRKAGKLPGVTIGVDYELEYGTDRLELHEGAVLPGHRVVLVDDLLATGGTILATAALMRSVGAEVAAALFVIDLPDLGGSARLGAAGLRCETLIAFNGD; from the coding sequence ATGATCGCCCTCCCGCCGCAGCCGGATCTCGACCTTGCGTCGCTGGTCCGCACCATCCCCGATTTTCCCAGGCCGGGCATCCAGTTTCGCGACATCACCACGCTGATCGGCGACGCCGTCGGCTTTGCCGAAAGCGTACGCCGATTGAGCGCGTGCGCCGCGGCCTATCGTCCCGACCTGATCGTCGCGGTCGAGGCGCGCGGTTTCCTGTTCGGCGCGGCGATGGCGACCGCGATGGGGCTGGGTGTCGTGCCGGTGCGCAAGGCGGGCAAGCTGCCCGGCGTCACGATCGGTGTCGATTATGAACTCGAATATGGCACCGACCGGCTCGAGCTGCACGAAGGGGCGGTGCTGCCGGGGCACCGCGTCGTGCTGGTCGATGATTTGCTCGCGACGGGCGGCACGATCCTCGCCACGGCGGCACTGATGCGGAGCGTCGGGGCCGAGGTTGCGGCGGCGCTCTTCGTTATCGACCTGCCAGATTTGGGTGGGTCTGCGCGCTTGGGTGCGGCGGGGCTGCGTTGCGAGACGCTGATTGCCTTCAACGGCGATTAG
- the petA gene encoding ubiquinol-cytochrome c reductase iron-sulfur subunit yields the protein MASETELNAGIEDGVRRRDFINIAAVSFAGVGAVAAVLPLVNQMNPSADVLALSSTEIDISAIGTGQAIKTSWRKQPVFVRNLTAAEIAEANSVPLSDLRDAQTLAERTKPGRENWLITLGVCTHLGCVPLGAAEGENRGDYGGYFCPCHGSHYDTAARIRKGPAPTNLVVPPYEFTSDTVVTIG from the coding sequence ATGGCCAGTGAAACTGAACTCAACGCCGGTATCGAGGATGGCGTGCGCCGTCGGGATTTCATCAATATCGCAGCGGTGAGTTTCGCGGGCGTCGGCGCGGTTGCGGCGGTGCTGCCGCTCGTCAACCAGATGAACCCGTCGGCCGACGTGCTGGCGCTGTCGTCGACCGAAATCGACATTTCGGCGATCGGCACGGGGCAGGCGATCAAGACGAGCTGGCGCAAGCAGCCGGTGTTCGTGCGCAACCTGACCGCCGCCGAGATCGCCGAGGCGAACAGCGTGCCGCTGAGCGACCTGCGCGACGCGCAGACGCTCGCCGAGCGCACCAAGCCCGGCAGGGAAAACTGGCTGATCACCCTTGGCGTCTGCACCCATCTGGGCTGCGTCCCGCTGGGTGCCGCCGAGGGCGAGAACCGCGGCGATTACGGCGGTTATTTCTGCCCGTGCCACGGTTCGCACTACGACACCGCGGCGCGCATCCGCAAAGGGCCGGCGCCCACCAACCTGGTCGTGCCGCCTTATGAATTCACCAGCGACACCGTCGTGACGATCGGCTGA
- a CDS encoding DUF1134 domain-containing protein, which produces MRKSFTGMVLATLASIGLVLMPAPATAQMREIDPSNMQIDSDLDNPAPPPATGDPAPGESYADDLATGDQQTSETPADSAATASDGAEVAATTTANEPGSTYKKDDLIGAAEGVFGKGAQGLAALIEDILKEQGEPNAYIVGREAGGALVLGVRYGSGTLYHKVEGELPVYWTGPSIGFDAGANAGNTFVLVYNLFDSEDLYKRYPAGEGAAYLVGGFNASYLRRGDVVLIPIRVGVGARLGANVGYMKFRKKQNWLPF; this is translated from the coding sequence ATGCGCAAGAGTTTCACCGGCATGGTCCTGGCGACATTGGCGTCGATCGGCCTCGTGCTGATGCCGGCCCCGGCAACGGCGCAAATGCGCGAAATCGATCCCAGCAACATGCAGATCGATTCCGATCTCGACAATCCCGCGCCGCCCCCCGCGACCGGCGATCCCGCGCCCGGCGAATCCTATGCCGACGACCTGGCCACGGGCGATCAGCAGACGAGCGAAACACCAGCCGATTCCGCTGCCACTGCCAGCGATGGCGCCGAGGTCGCGGCCACCACCACCGCCAACGAGCCGGGATCGACCTACAAGAAGGACGATCTGATCGGCGCCGCCGAGGGTGTGTTCGGAAAGGGGGCGCAAGGCCTGGCGGCGTTGATCGAGGACATATTGAAGGAACAGGGCGAACCCAACGCCTATATCGTCGGCCGCGAGGCCGGCGGCGCACTGGTGCTCGGCGTGCGTTACGGTTCGGGGACGCTGTACCACAAGGTCGAAGGCGAGCTTCCGGTCTATTGGACCGGCCCCTCCATCGGCTTCGACGCGGGCGCGAACGCGGGCAATACCTTCGTCCTCGTCTACAACCTTTTCGACAGCGAAGACCTCTACAAGCGCTATCCCGCGGGCGAGGGCGCCGCCTATCTGGTGGGCGGTTTCAACGCCAGCTATCTGCGCCGCGGCGACGTGGTGCTGATCCCGATCCGCGTCGGCGTCGGCGCTCGGCTGGGCGCGAATGTCGGCTATATGAAGTTCCGCAAGAAGCAGAACTGGCTGCCGTTCTGA
- the lipB gene encoding lipoyl(octanoyl) transferase LipB, translated as MPSLPVPQWIVSPGLTDYAAALADMESRAAAIHADEAGERIWLLEHPPLYTAGTSADPAELLDPRFPVYDAGRGGRYTYHGPGQRVGYVQLDLTRRGRDVRAYVHALEGWVIDALALLGVKARRAEGRIGIWTDDVRGREAKIGAIGVRVKRWVTLHGFSLNVAPDLTHFTGIVPCGIAEYPVTSLAALGKATGFSEVDAALARTLPAFLDKLRPSD; from the coding sequence ATGCCTTCGCTTCCCGTGCCCCAATGGATCGTCAGCCCCGGTCTCACCGATTATGCCGCGGCGCTCGCCGACATGGAGTCGCGCGCCGCCGCGATACATGCGGACGAAGCGGGCGAACGCATCTGGCTCCTCGAACACCCCCCGCTCTATACCGCGGGAACGAGCGCCGATCCCGCCGAACTGCTCGACCCGCGCTTTCCGGTTTACGATGCTGGCCGCGGCGGGCGTTATACCTATCATGGTCCGGGTCAGCGCGTCGGCTATGTCCAGCTCGACCTGACGCGGCGCGGGCGCGACGTGCGCGCCTATGTCCATGCGCTCGAAGGCTGGGTGATCGATGCGCTCGCGCTGCTCGGCGTCAAGGCGCGGCGCGCCGAGGGACGCATCGGCATCTGGACCGACGACGTACGGGGACGCGAGGCGAAGATCGGCGCGATCGGGGTGCGCGTCAAACGCTGGGTGACGCTGCACGGCTTTTCGCTGAACGTCGCGCCCGACCTGACCCATTTCACGGGTATCGTGCCATGCGGCATCGCCGAATATCCCGTCACGAGCCTCGCCGCGCTAGGGAAGGCGACGGGTTTTTCCGAGGTCGATGCTGCGCTTGCCCGGACGCTCCCCGCTTTTCTCGACAAGCTGCGGCCAAGCGATTAG
- the queE gene encoding 7-carboxy-7-deazaguanine synthase: protein MAYSVKEIFLTLQGEGAQAGRRAVFCRFAGCNLWTGREQDRAKAICRFCDTDFVGTDGTLGAKYRDAAALADVIAESWGPGSDDRYVVLTGGEPMLQVDDALIDALHARGFTIAIESNGTLPIPRSIDWICVSPKAGSELVQSSGDELKLVWPQPGSDVAKLAALDFRHLLVQPLDDRNAAANVQACIDLVMADPRWRLSLQTHKSLGLR from the coding sequence ATGGCATATTCGGTCAAAGAGATTTTCCTGACCCTGCAAGGGGAGGGCGCGCAGGCCGGTCGCCGCGCAGTCTTCTGCCGCTTTGCCGGCTGCAATTTGTGGACCGGGCGCGAACAGGACCGCGCGAAAGCCATCTGCCGCTTCTGCGACACCGATTTCGTCGGCACCGACGGCACATTGGGCGCCAAATATCGCGACGCAGCGGCGCTTGCCGATGTCATCGCCGAAAGTTGGGGGCCGGGCAGCGACGACCGCTATGTCGTCCTCACGGGCGGCGAGCCGATGTTGCAGGTCGACGACGCGCTGATAGACGCGCTACATGCGCGCGGCTTCACCATCGCGATCGAAAGCAACGGCACGCTGCCTATCCCGCGCAGCATCGACTGGATCTGCGTCAGCCCGAAGGCGGGAAGCGAACTGGTGCAATCGAGCGGTGACGAACTCAAGCTCGTGTGGCCGCAACCCGGAAGCGACGTCGCGAAGCTTGCTGCGCTGGATTTCCGGCATCTGCTCGTCCAGCCGCTCGACGATCGCAACGCCGCGGCCAATGTGCAGGCGTGCATCGACCTGGTGATGGCCGACCCGCGCTGGCGCCTGTCGCTCCAGACGCACAAGAGCCTGGGGCTGCGCTAG